The following proteins are co-located in the Candidatus Accumulibacter cognatus genome:
- a CDS encoding multidrug efflux RND transporter permease subunit, translating into MSKFFINRPIVAMVISILMTIVGLVAMAGLPTAQFPNIVPPQIQVSSTYTGADALTVEQAVATPIEQQMSGVDNMDYMYSINANNGQSTLYVNFALGTDANTDQLLAQMREGQAESQLPSDVRNYGVTVAKSTSSPLIMFALYSPNGTYDNIFLANYAYININDQMTRVKGIASVSVFGAGQYAMRLWVKPDQLAKLNITIPEIINAVNTQNTVNPAGTIGAEPVPRGQEFTYAVRAQGRLQSTEEFGRIVLRANPDGSVVRVGDVARIELGAQNYSQQGRLNGKPAALIALYQMPGANALQAADGAKQLMEKIKQSFPPDLDYVVALDTTLSVTEGIKEIKHTLFEALVLVMIVVFVFLQGWRATLIPLLAVPVSLVGTFMLFPMFGFSINTLSLFGLVLAIGLVVDDAIVVVEAVEHHIEHGLSPKDATLRAMEEVTGPVIAIAVILAAVFVPTAFIPGITGQLYQQFAVTIAISVIISAFNALTLSPALCAMLLRPKVKGSGPVQKFYDWFNGVFGRITGGYVGICRIAIRRSLISLLFLVAVTVGAGFFGKLVPAGFLPDEDQGYVFAAVQLPDASSLQRTSEIAAQAEDLIMKVPGVQYTSTVIGYSMLSQVTNTYSAFFFITLKNWADRKQPEEQYTAIKAELTKRLASIPSAIAFAFPPPAIQGVGTSGGATFILQDRAGKDIAFLAENTSKFIEAARKRPELASVSTTFRPTVPQLFIDVDQDKVLKQGVILSDVYKTLQSFLGSGFINYFNRFGRQWQVYVQAEGDYRTNIENVGQFYVRNNKGEAVPLSALTSIRNVAGPEFTMRYNLYRSAQINASAAPGYSSVQVMRALEQVFAETMPSEMGYDYSGMSFQEQKAQQGVSPAVIFGFSLLCVFLILAAQYESWSLPFSVLLGTPIAVAGAFFALLLRAQELNVYAQIGLVMLIGLAAKNAILIVEFAKMEYEKGELSLAEATLKGAQLRLRPILMTSFAFILGCVPLAIASGAGALSRQVMGSAVIGGMLAATCLAIFIIPVTFFIVEKISHKGETGVRSHPASDGVAEKLEAPAKPVEKEDDRHA; encoded by the coding sequence ATGTCAAAGTTCTTCATCAATCGGCCGATCGTGGCCATGGTCATCTCGATCCTGATGACCATCGTCGGTCTGGTCGCCATGGCCGGGCTGCCGACCGCCCAGTTCCCAAACATCGTGCCACCGCAGATTCAGGTCAGCAGCACGTACACCGGCGCCGATGCGCTGACCGTCGAGCAGGCCGTAGCCACCCCGATCGAGCAGCAGATGTCCGGCGTCGACAACATGGACTACATGTATTCGATCAATGCCAATAACGGCCAGTCCACGCTGTACGTCAACTTCGCACTGGGCACCGACGCCAACACCGACCAGTTGCTCGCCCAGATGCGCGAAGGCCAGGCCGAGTCGCAACTGCCGTCGGACGTGCGCAACTACGGCGTCACTGTCGCCAAGTCGACCTCGTCGCCGCTGATCATGTTCGCGCTCTACTCGCCGAACGGCACCTACGACAACATCTTCCTCGCCAACTATGCCTATATCAATATCAATGACCAGATGACGCGGGTCAAGGGAATCGCCAGCGTCTCCGTCTTCGGTGCCGGCCAGTATGCGATGCGGCTGTGGGTCAAGCCCGACCAGTTGGCCAAGCTGAACATCACGATCCCGGAGATCATCAACGCCGTCAATACGCAGAACACCGTCAATCCGGCCGGAACGATTGGTGCCGAGCCGGTTCCGCGGGGCCAGGAGTTCACCTACGCGGTGCGCGCGCAGGGTCGCCTGCAGAGCACCGAGGAGTTCGGCCGCATCGTGCTGCGCGCCAACCCAGACGGCTCGGTCGTGCGCGTCGGCGATGTTGCCCGCATCGAACTTGGCGCCCAGAACTATAGCCAGCAGGGCCGGCTCAACGGCAAGCCGGCTGCCCTCATCGCCCTCTACCAGATGCCTGGTGCCAATGCGCTGCAGGCCGCGGACGGCGCCAAGCAGCTGATGGAGAAGATCAAGCAAAGTTTCCCGCCTGACCTGGACTACGTTGTCGCCCTCGACACGACGCTATCGGTTACGGAAGGGATCAAGGAAATCAAGCATACGCTGTTCGAGGCGCTGGTACTGGTAATGATCGTCGTCTTCGTCTTCCTGCAGGGTTGGCGGGCAACGCTGATTCCCTTGCTAGCGGTACCGGTATCGCTGGTCGGCACCTTCATGCTGTTCCCGATGTTCGGCTTCTCGATCAACACGCTTTCGCTGTTCGGTCTGGTGCTGGCGATCGGCCTGGTGGTGGACGATGCCATCGTCGTGGTCGAAGCCGTCGAGCACCACATCGAGCACGGCCTGTCACCGAAGGACGCGACACTCCGGGCCATGGAAGAGGTTACCGGTCCAGTGATCGCCATTGCCGTCATTCTGGCGGCGGTTTTCGTGCCGACCGCCTTCATTCCGGGGATCACGGGCCAGCTCTACCAGCAGTTCGCCGTCACCATCGCCATCTCTGTGATCATCTCGGCGTTCAACGCGCTGACCCTGAGCCCTGCACTCTGCGCGATGCTGCTCAGACCCAAGGTCAAAGGCAGCGGGCCAGTGCAGAAGTTCTACGACTGGTTCAACGGGGTGTTTGGCCGCATTACAGGGGGCTATGTCGGCATTTGCCGGATCGCCATCCGCCGAAGCCTGATCAGTCTTCTCTTTCTGGTGGCCGTCACCGTCGGCGCCGGTTTCTTCGGCAAGCTTGTCCCCGCCGGCTTCCTCCCGGACGAAGACCAGGGTTACGTCTTTGCAGCTGTCCAACTCCCCGATGCGTCATCGCTGCAGCGTACGTCGGAAATTGCCGCGCAAGCGGAAGATCTGATCATGAAGGTGCCGGGCGTCCAATACACGTCCACCGTCATCGGCTACAGCATGCTGAGCCAGGTGACCAATACCTACAGCGCCTTCTTCTTCATCACCCTCAAGAACTGGGCAGATCGCAAACAGCCCGAGGAGCAGTACACCGCGATCAAGGCGGAGCTGACGAAGCGGCTTGCCAGTATCCCGAGCGCCATCGCTTTTGCGTTCCCGCCACCGGCAATCCAGGGGGTCGGCACCTCGGGCGGTGCCACCTTCATTCTCCAGGACCGTGCCGGCAAGGACATCGCCTTCCTCGCGGAGAATACCAGCAAGTTCATCGAAGCCGCGCGGAAGCGCCCGGAGCTGGCCAGTGTTTCGACCACCTTCCGGCCAACCGTTCCGCAGCTCTTCATCGACGTCGATCAAGACAAGGTGCTCAAACAGGGCGTCATCCTCAGCGACGTGTACAAGACGCTGCAGAGCTTCCTGGGCAGCGGCTTCATCAACTACTTCAACCGCTTCGGCCGCCAGTGGCAGGTGTATGTTCAGGCCGAGGGCGACTATCGCACCAACATCGAGAATGTTGGCCAGTTCTACGTGCGCAACAACAAGGGCGAGGCGGTGCCGCTGTCGGCGCTGACATCGATCCGTAATGTCGCCGGTCCAGAATTCACGATGCGTTACAATCTTTATCGCAGCGCCCAGATCAACGCCTCGGCGGCGCCCGGCTACAGTTCTGTACAGGTCATGCGGGCGCTCGAGCAAGTCTTCGCCGAGACGATGCCCAGCGAAATGGGCTACGATTATTCCGGTATGTCGTTCCAGGAGCAGAAGGCCCAGCAGGGCGTCTCACCAGCCGTCATCTTTGGCTTCTCGCTGCTCTGCGTCTTCCTGATCCTGGCGGCCCAGTACGAGAGTTGGTCGCTGCCTTTCTCGGTGCTGCTGGGTACCCCGATCGCCGTCGCTGGCGCCTTCTTCGCGCTGTTGTTGCGCGCCCAGGAACTCAACGTCTATGCGCAGATCGGCCTGGTGATGCTGATCGGCCTGGCGGCAAAGAACGCGATCCTGATCGTCGAATTCGCCAAGATGGAGTATGAGAAAGGCGAGCTGTCGCTCGCCGAGGCAACGCTCAAGGGCGCGCAACTTCGCCTGCGGCCGATTCTGATGACTTCCTTCGCCTTCATCCTCGGCTGCGTGCCGCTGGCCATCGCCAGTGGCGCTGGCGCCCTTTCGCGGCAGGTCATGGGCAGCGCGGTGATCGGCGGCATGCTGGCGGCTACCTGCCTGGCCATCTTCATCATTCCGGTGACGTTTTTCATCGTCGAGAAGATCAGTCATAAGGGAGAAACCGGAGTGCGCAGTCACCCGGCCAGCGACGGCGTGGCCGAAAAACTCGAGGCGCCCGCAAAGCCGGTGGAAAAGGAGGACGATCGTCATGCGTAA
- a CDS encoding ABC transporter permease translates to MEHFSRFSFSRWVGILLKEFIQLKRDRLTFGMIVGIPIIQLLLFGFAINSDPKHLPTAVVMADPGPFARAYVAAMAHSDYFRIVGQVDEHQASELLDRSKVQFVVTFPPGFHRDLVRGRSPTLLVEADATDPMATGGAISVLKSLGIEVFAPDLPGLQRVPTPPVELRIHRRYNPEGITAYNVVPGLLGVILTMTMVLMTGLAMTRERERGTFEHLLATPATPLEVMTGKIVPYILIGLLQVTLILLAARWLFDVPMHGSLLLLYAVVLLFICANLTLGITFSSIARNQLQAMQMTFFFFLPSMLLSGFMFPFRGMPEWAQAIGNILPLTHFLLLVRGILLKGNGVDMLWEQVWPILAFIAVVLGVGLKTFRRTLD, encoded by the coding sequence ATGGAACATTTCTCCCGCTTCTCCTTTTCCCGCTGGGTCGGCATCCTGCTCAAGGAATTCATCCAGTTGAAACGCGACCGGCTGACCTTCGGGATGATCGTCGGCATCCCGATCATCCAGCTCCTGCTCTTCGGATTCGCCATCAATTCCGACCCGAAACACCTGCCGACCGCCGTGGTCATGGCCGACCCCGGCCCTTTCGCGCGCGCCTACGTCGCCGCCATGGCCCACAGCGACTATTTCCGGATCGTCGGCCAGGTCGATGAGCATCAGGCCAGCGAACTCCTCGACCGCAGCAAGGTGCAGTTCGTCGTCACCTTCCCGCCCGGTTTCCATCGCGACCTGGTGCGCGGCAGGAGTCCGACGCTGCTGGTCGAAGCCGACGCCACCGACCCGATGGCCACCGGCGGTGCCATCTCGGTGCTCAAGAGTCTCGGCATCGAGGTCTTCGCCCCCGACCTGCCGGGGCTGCAACGGGTGCCGACGCCACCGGTCGAACTGCGCATCCATCGCCGCTACAACCCCGAGGGGATCACTGCCTACAACGTCGTGCCAGGATTGCTCGGTGTCATCCTGACCATGACCATGGTCTTGATGACCGGTCTGGCGATGACTCGCGAGCGCGAACGGGGCACCTTCGAGCACCTCCTCGCGACGCCGGCCACCCCCCTCGAAGTGATGACCGGCAAGATCGTTCCGTACATCCTGATCGGTCTGCTTCAGGTCACGCTGATCCTGCTTGCCGCACGCTGGCTCTTCGACGTACCGATGCACGGCAGCCTGTTGCTGCTCTACGCAGTGGTGCTGCTGTTCATCTGCGCCAACCTGACGCTCGGCATCACCTTCAGCTCGATTGCCCGCAACCAGTTGCAGGCCATGCAGATGACCTTCTTCTTCTTCCTGCCATCGATGCTGCTCTCGGGTTTCATGTTTCCCTTTCGCGGCATGCCGGAATGGGCGCAGGCGATCGGCAATATCCTGCCGCTAACGCATTTTTTGCTCCTGGTACGTGGCATCCTGCTCAAGGGCAACGGCGTCGACATGCTCTGGGAACAAGTCTGGCCGATCCTCGCCTTCATCGCGGTGGTCCTTGGCGTCGGGCTGAAGACCTTTCGCAGAACGCTGGACTGA
- a CDS encoding efflux transporter outer membrane subunit: MRKPLLVTLLALLASGCMVGPDYVRPPVETPTAWRLSEQDARDLANTVWWEQLGDPVLNDLVATALHENKDLMIAAARVDQFAGNYGIVRSGLFPQVGAGYEVRRQRDVSAVVVGAGGDETYNSYNAVLNASWEIDIWGRIRRQTEAARAQLLASEEGRRGVILSLVGSVAGAYINLRDLDRQLEIARATAKSRGESYEIFKLRFEGGIISVLELSQNRSQYEEALATIPPLEKAIAQQENGLSVLLGRNPGPIPRGKDIDHLTLPAIPAGLPSDLLERRPDIRRTEQDLIAANALIGAAKAAYFPTISLTGLFGYASTSLSNLFDSQSKVWSYGAPITMPIFTAGAIAGQVQAAEAQQQQALFAYQKAIQEAFREVNDALISQNRTREQLKAQRRQVEALQQYAATARLRYDNGYTSYIEVLDAERSLFNVQLQYTQTQQIEFQSLINLYLAMGGGWVSEAEKVANTTGAQ, encoded by the coding sequence ATGCGTAAGCCACTGCTCGTGACATTGCTGGCGCTGCTGGCCAGCGGTTGCATGGTCGGCCCCGACTACGTCCGCCCGCCGGTAGAGACGCCAACGGCTTGGCGCCTCAGTGAACAGGACGCCCGCGACCTCGCCAATACCGTCTGGTGGGAGCAACTGGGCGACCCAGTGCTCAACGATCTGGTGGCGACGGCGCTGCACGAGAACAAGGACCTGATGATCGCTGCCGCGCGGGTTGATCAGTTTGCCGGCAACTACGGCATCGTTCGCTCCGGCCTCTTCCCGCAGGTGGGCGCCGGCTATGAAGTCCGCCGGCAGCGAGACGTCAGCGCCGTGGTGGTCGGCGCCGGTGGCGACGAGACCTACAACAGCTATAACGCGGTGTTGAACGCCAGTTGGGAGATCGACATCTGGGGCCGCATCCGCCGCCAGACGGAAGCGGCACGTGCCCAACTCCTGGCCAGCGAGGAAGGCCGGCGCGGTGTCATCCTGTCGCTCGTCGGCAGCGTTGCCGGCGCCTATATCAACCTGCGCGACCTCGATCGCCAACTGGAAATTGCCAGGGCAACGGCCAAGAGCCGCGGTGAGTCGTACGAGATCTTCAAACTGCGCTTCGAGGGGGGCATCATTTCGGTGCTCGAACTGAGCCAGAACCGATCGCAATACGAGGAAGCACTGGCGACCATCCCACCGCTCGAAAAAGCGATCGCCCAGCAGGAAAACGGGCTGAGCGTGCTGCTCGGTCGCAACCCCGGCCCGATACCGCGCGGCAAGGACATTGACCATCTCACGCTACCGGCAATCCCCGCCGGCTTGCCGTCGGATCTGCTTGAACGCAGGCCCGACATCCGGCGCACGGAGCAGGACCTGATCGCTGCCAATGCGCTGATCGGCGCCGCCAAGGCGGCCTACTTCCCGACCATCTCGCTCACTGGCCTCTTCGGTTACGCCAGCACGAGCCTGAGCAATCTCTTCGACAGCCAAAGCAAGGTCTGGAGTTACGGCGCACCGATCACGATGCCGATTTTCACCGCTGGCGCGATTGCCGGTCAGGTACAGGCCGCCGAGGCGCAGCAGCAACAGGCGCTGTTTGCCTACCAGAAGGCCATTCAGGAGGCTTTCCGCGAAGTCAACGACGCGCTGATCAGCCAGAACCGGACCCGCGAGCAGCTCAAGGCGCAGCGGCGCCAGGTCGAGGCGCTGCAGCAATACGCCGCCACCGCCCGCCTGCGCTACGACAACGGCTATACCAGCTACATCGAGGTGCTCGATGCCGAACGCAGCCTGTTCAATGTTCAGCTGCAGTACACGCAGACGCAGCAAATAGAGTTTCAGTCCCTGATCAATCTTTATTTGGCCATGGGCGGTGGCTGGGTGAGCGAGGCTGAGAAGGTGGCGAACACGACTGGTGCACAATGA
- a CDS encoding efflux RND transporter periplasmic adaptor subunit, translated as MRSIPSPFISADWTCRCALAGLASAALLLTAACDKEKAAPPAVPVVEIVTVSQRDVPIYMEWIGSLDGNVNAVIRPQVTGYLIKQNYREGDLVKQGQPLFEIDPRTFEAAVDEAKGLRAQQAARYETTRANLARIKPLAAMNAVSQKDLDDTTGADLSAKASLEAADASLRTAKLNLAFTKITSPVTGIAGIAKAQIGDLLSPSMPTELTTVSTVDPIKVYFNISEREYLKVAGERTDASKQVPLELFLVDGSLYPHPGKFFVLNRQVDSSTGTFKVAALFPNPKNLLRPGQYGKVRATMAVEKGALLVPQRAVTEIQGKYLVAVVGADNKADIRPVSVGERIGSDWIISKGLQPGDQVIAEGTQKVRAGMTVSPKPFVADAPAVAAPAKPGDKPAAPAPASKG; from the coding sequence ATGAGGTCTATCCCGTCCCCTTTCATATCCGCAGATTGGACTTGCCGCTGCGCACTTGCCGGGCTGGCCAGCGCCGCGCTGCTGCTGACCGCTGCCTGCGATAAGGAAAAGGCGGCACCACCAGCGGTGCCGGTCGTCGAGATCGTCACCGTCTCGCAGAGGGACGTACCGATCTACATGGAATGGATTGGCTCGCTGGACGGCAACGTCAATGCCGTCATCCGGCCACAGGTCACCGGCTATCTGATCAAGCAGAACTACCGCGAGGGCGACCTCGTCAAACAGGGACAACCCCTGTTCGAAATCGACCCACGCACTTTCGAGGCCGCTGTTGACGAGGCCAAGGGATTACGCGCCCAGCAGGCAGCCCGCTACGAGACGACCCGCGCCAACCTCGCCCGCATCAAGCCGCTGGCGGCCATGAACGCCGTCAGTCAGAAGGACCTCGACGACACCACCGGCGCCGATCTTTCCGCCAAGGCGTCGCTCGAAGCCGCCGACGCCTCGCTACGGACTGCGAAACTGAATCTGGCTTTCACGAAGATCACCTCGCCGGTGACCGGTATTGCCGGCATCGCCAAGGCGCAGATCGGCGACCTCCTCAGCCCGAGCATGCCGACCGAACTGACCACGGTGTCGACCGTGGACCCGATCAAGGTCTATTTCAACATCAGTGAGCGGGAATACCTCAAGGTTGCCGGCGAGAGAACGGACGCCAGCAAGCAGGTGCCGCTTGAACTGTTCCTCGTCGACGGCTCGCTCTATCCCCACCCCGGAAAGTTCTTCGTGCTCAACCGGCAGGTTGACTCGAGCACCGGCACTTTCAAGGTTGCGGCATTGTTCCCGAATCCGAAAAACCTCCTCCGCCCCGGTCAGTACGGGAAGGTGCGGGCAACGATGGCGGTCGAGAAGGGCGCGTTGCTCGTCCCACAGCGTGCGGTTACCGAAATCCAGGGCAAGTACCTGGTGGCGGTCGTCGGCGCCGACAACAAGGCCGACATCCGTCCGGTCAGCGTAGGCGAGCGCATCGGTTCGGACTGGATCATCAGCAAGGGGCTGCAGCCCGGCGATCAGGTAATCGCCGAGGGAACGCAGAAGGTCCGCGCGGGAATGACCGTCAGTCCGAAGCCCTTTGTCGCGGATGCGCCAGCCGTCGCCGCCCCGGCCAAGCCCGGTGACAAGCCGGCTGCGCCGGCGCCGGCGAGCAAGGGGTAA
- the ppk2 gene encoding polyphosphate kinase 2, which yields MSKESTESATPETAAAEQPAKKMSNRTYLKELEKLEAELVHLQSWVIQQGLKVVIVFEGRDGAGKGGTIKAITGRVSPRVFRVVALPAPTEREKSQMYVQRYLPHLPAAGEVVIFDRSWYNRAGVERVMGFASEEQVEAFLKGAPLFEKLMVSGLNNIILLKYWLEVDMDEQTRRLEARITDPRKQWKLSPMDLKSYSHWYDYSRARDDMFKQTDTEWAPWFVARSNDKKRVRLNIIKHILSSIPYKVVKQPKITLPKRQKPGDYQEVKLTLKYVPEVY from the coding sequence ATGTCGAAGGAGTCGACCGAGAGCGCAACGCCCGAGACGGCCGCCGCCGAACAGCCAGCGAAGAAGATGTCCAACCGCACCTACCTGAAGGAACTCGAAAAGCTCGAGGCCGAACTGGTCCATCTCCAGTCTTGGGTGATCCAGCAGGGCCTCAAGGTGGTGATCGTCTTCGAAGGCCGTGACGGCGCCGGCAAGGGTGGTACGATCAAGGCCATCACCGGCCGCGTCAGCCCGCGCGTCTTCCGGGTCGTTGCCCTGCCGGCGCCAACCGAGCGCGAAAAGAGTCAGATGTACGTGCAGCGCTACCTGCCGCACCTGCCGGCCGCCGGTGAGGTCGTGATTTTCGACCGGAGCTGGTACAACCGCGCTGGTGTCGAGCGCGTCATGGGCTTCGCCAGTGAAGAACAGGTGGAGGCTTTCCTCAAGGGGGCACCCCTGTTCGAAAAGCTGATGGTTTCTGGACTCAACAATATCATTCTGCTCAAGTACTGGCTGGAAGTCGATATGGATGAGCAAACACGCCGCCTCGAAGCGCGCATCACCGATCCGCGCAAGCAATGGAAGCTCTCGCCCATGGACCTCAAGTCCTACAGCCACTGGTACGACTACTCGCGCGCCCGTGACGACATGTTCAAGCAGACCGATACGGAATGGGCTCCGTGGTTCGTTGCACGCTCCAACGACAAAAAGCGTGTGCGCCTGAACATCATCAAGCACATCCTGAGCAGCATTCCTTACAAAGTAGTCAAGCAGCCGAAGATCACCCTGCCCAAACGGCAGAAACCGGGCGATTACCAGGAAGTCAAGCTGACGCTCAAGTATGTCCCGGAAGTTTACTGA
- a CDS encoding HlyD family efflux transporter periplasmic adaptor subunit has protein sequence MSSPCHCLPLAVALLAVLAACGNERPPFFQGYVEGEFLYLAAPQAGYLKTIDSPRGSRIKAGQTIFAVAADPDSQTLAEAEARTSSAREKLSNLGEPRRPPEIAALEAQVRAAEAALQLAQTQLGQQQALAQRNFVSQARLDEAKATRDRDAAQLEAVRQQLASFRISLGRQGEVRSAAAEVEAAAAVAAQKRWLVERKAVTAPADGEVADTYYQPGEWVPAGAAVASLLPDARRRLRFYVPEALIAGIRPGQPVEAHCDGCAEAIRASIDFIAPEAEYTPPVIYSRGSREKLVFRVEAVPAPEQAARLRPGLPVDVRLGSR, from the coding sequence ATGAGTTCGCCATGCCATTGCCTCCCGCTCGCCGTCGCGCTGCTGGCCGTTCTCGCCGCCTGCGGGAACGAACGGCCGCCCTTCTTCCAGGGCTACGTCGAGGGTGAATTCCTGTATCTGGCGGCGCCGCAGGCAGGTTACCTGAAAACAATCGACAGCCCCCGCGGTAGCCGCATCAAGGCCGGGCAGACGATCTTTGCGGTCGCTGCCGACCCGGATTCACAGACCCTGGCCGAAGCCGAAGCGCGCACCAGTTCGGCCCGTGAAAAACTCTCGAACCTCGGCGAACCCCGCCGACCACCCGAGATCGCTGCCCTCGAGGCACAGGTGCGTGCAGCCGAGGCGGCATTGCAACTGGCGCAAACGCAGCTTGGTCAACAGCAGGCGCTGGCGCAACGTAATTTTGTCTCGCAGGCCAGACTCGACGAAGCAAAAGCGACGCGAGATCGTGATGCCGCACAACTCGAAGCCGTCCGGCAGCAACTGGCAAGCTTCCGGATTTCGCTCGGCCGCCAGGGCGAGGTGCGCAGCGCCGCCGCCGAGGTCGAGGCAGCGGCGGCAGTGGCGGCGCAGAAACGCTGGCTGGTCGAACGCAAGGCGGTCACCGCCCCTGCCGACGGCGAGGTGGCCGATACCTACTATCAGCCTGGTGAATGGGTACCGGCCGGTGCGGCGGTCGCCAGCCTGTTGCCCGATGCTCGCCGGCGCCTGCGCTTTTACGTGCCGGAAGCGCTGATCGCCGGCATCCGACCAGGCCAGCCCGTCGAAGCGCACTGCGACGGCTGTGCCGAAGCGATCCGCGCGAGCATCGATTTCATCGCCCCCGAAGCCGAATATACGCCACCGGTAATCTACAGCCGCGGCAGCCGCGAGAAACTCGTCTTCCGCGTCGAAGCCGTGCCGGCGCCGGAACAGGCTGCCCGACTGCGGCCCGGACTGCCGGTAGACGTGCGCCTCGGCAGCCGATGA
- a CDS encoding ABC transporter ATP-binding protein, with amino-acid sequence MNGLVIDVAGINKRFGDKHVVKDLSLQVRQGEIYGFLGPNGSGKTTSIRMLCGLLTPDSGRGTCLGLDVLRESAAIKRQVGYMTQKFSLWDDLSIGENLDFVARMFGMRERQKAIDRSLDELGLSGRRRQLAGTLSGGWKQRLALAACLLHQPRLLLLDEPTAGVDPKARRDFWEEIHRLSAAGITILVSTHYMDEAERCHRLAYIAYGSLLANGTASEVVAGCRLSTWEVSGDGVHRLAEDLRGMAGVDQVASFGATLHVSGQDGARLQASLQALSQLREVRITTVAPSLEDAFIHLMQHAQDPFAD; translated from the coding sequence ATGAACGGCTTGGTCATCGACGTTGCCGGCATCAACAAACGCTTCGGTGACAAGCACGTGGTCAAGGATCTGAGCCTGCAGGTCCGCCAGGGGGAGATCTACGGCTTCCTCGGCCCCAACGGCAGCGGCAAGACGACCTCGATCCGCATGCTCTGCGGCCTGCTGACGCCGGATAGTGGTCGCGGTACCTGCCTCGGACTCGACGTCCTCCGGGAAAGCGCCGCGATCAAGCGCCAGGTAGGCTACATGACCCAGAAGTTCTCCTTGTGGGACGACCTCTCGATCGGCGAAAACCTCGATTTCGTGGCACGCATGTTCGGCATGCGCGAACGCCAAAAGGCCATCGATCGATCTCTCGATGAACTCGGCCTGAGCGGCCGGCGCCGACAGCTGGCCGGCACCCTCTCGGGTGGCTGGAAGCAGCGCCTGGCGCTCGCCGCGTGTCTGCTCCATCAACCCCGGCTGCTGCTTCTCGACGAGCCGACCGCCGGCGTCGATCCCAAGGCACGGCGTGATTTCTGGGAGGAAATCCACCGCCTTTCTGCCGCCGGGATCACCATCCTGGTGTCCACGCACTACATGGACGAAGCCGAACGCTGCCATCGTCTGGCCTACATCGCCTACGGCAGCCTGTTGGCCAATGGCACCGCCAGCGAGGTCGTCGCCGGTTGCCGTCTGAGCACCTGGGAAGTCAGCGGCGACGGCGTCCACCGCCTGGCCGAAGATCTGCGCGGGATGGCCGGTGTCGACCAGGTGGCAAGCTTCGGTGCGACGCTGCACGTCAGCGGTCAGGACGGAGCCCGTCTGCAGGCGAGCCTGCAGGCGCTCTCGCAGCTTCGCGAGGTACGCATCACCACCGTGGCACCCTCGCTCGAGGACGCTTTCATTCACCTCATGCAGCATGCCCAGGACCCCTTCGCCGACTGA
- the fabI gene encoding enoyl-ACP reductase FabI: MLQPVGIPQRPLAGRKALVIGIANKDSIAHGCARAFRACGADLSITYLNDKTKRYTGELAQALGVDDALYLPCDVRQPGQLEAVFETIEQKWGKLHVVLHSIAFAPMEDLHGRVVDCSRDGFLMAMDISVHSLLRVAHLAEPLMEKEGGSIFTMSYFGGEKVVPHYGIMGPAKAALESAARYLAAELGPKGIRVNVISPGPVMTRAASGIDRFDELLAKTKEKAPTGKLVTPDQVGLATAALACDFASIVTGEVLYMDGGYNIMG; this comes from the coding sequence ATGCTACAGCCGGTCGGGATTCCTCAAAGGCCGCTCGCTGGCAGGAAGGCGCTGGTCATCGGCATCGCCAACAAGGACTCCATCGCCCATGGCTGCGCGCGCGCCTTCCGAGCCTGCGGAGCGGATCTGTCGATTACCTACCTGAACGACAAAACGAAGCGCTACACTGGCGAACTCGCTCAGGCACTGGGCGTTGACGACGCGCTTTACTTGCCGTGCGACGTGCGTCAACCGGGCCAGCTCGAGGCAGTTTTCGAGACCATTGAGCAGAAATGGGGCAAGCTGCACGTCGTTCTGCATTCAATCGCCTTTGCGCCCATGGAAGACCTGCATGGCCGGGTTGTCGACTGCTCGCGGGACGGTTTCCTGATGGCAATGGACATCTCGGTGCACTCGTTGCTGCGCGTTGCGCATCTGGCCGAGCCGCTGATGGAGAAGGAAGGTGGCAGCATTTTCACGATGAGTTACTTCGGTGGCGAGAAGGTCGTCCCGCACTACGGGATCATGGGACCAGCTAAGGCAGCGCTGGAGTCGGCTGCCCGCTACCTGGCTGCGGAGCTGGGGCCGAAAGGCATCCGCGTCAACGTCATCTCGCCGGGACCGGTCATGACCCGGGCGGCATCAGGAATCGATCGCTTCGACGAACTCCTGGCCAAGACCAAGGAAAAGGCGCCGACCGGAAAACTGGTTACCCCCGATCAGGTTGGACTTGCGACGGCCGCACTGGCGTGTGATTTCGCCTCGATCGTCACCGGTGAGGTTCTCTATATGGACGGCGGTTACAACATCATGGGTTAA